GGGTGTAACACCTGTTAATACAGATGCTACAGATCTTCCGGATTATTTAGATTTAGATAGCGACAACGATAACTATCCTGATTTAACAGAAGGAAACGACTTTAATGGCGACAACGTTCCGGATGTGCTGCCTTCCGGTAATGATGCTGATAACGATGGTATAGACGATTCGTACGATAATGTAGTTGCAAGCTCTAACCCACTAGGAAATGTTTCTAATAACGATGGACCTCCAACATCTTCTAAGTTCCCGAATGTTGATGGAGGTAGTGCAGAGTTAGATTGGAGAGATGTTTTTGATACAGATGGAGATGGAAATCCGAATAATACCGATTTAGATGATGATAACGATGGAATTCCGGATACAGCAGAAAATCCTATCACAGGAACTAATACTCCTAACAAGGACACTGATAAAGACGGAACTCCTGATTTAATTGATTTAGACAGCGATAACGATGGTATCACTGATGTCGTTGAGGCTGGGGGAACAGATCCAGATAATAATGGACAAATTGGTTCAGGAACAGGCACAGGTATTCCTGATTCTAATGACGATGGTTTAGCAGATTTAGTTGACCCTACAACCGGAGGAACACCACTAACACTTACCAATAGCGATTCAGATCCAATTCCTAATTATTTAGATATAGATGCGGATAACGATGGTATTGTTGATAATATAGAAGCACAAACAACTACAGGCTATGTAGCGCCATCTACAAATGATACAGACTATGACGGAATTTTAAATTCGTATGATAATTATGTTGGTTTTGGTGGTTCTGGTTTAACACCTACCAATACAGATGGAATGGACAAGCCTGATTATTTAGACTTAGACACGGATGGAGATTATTTTTCAGATATTATCGAAGGAAATGATTTTGATGGAGATGGAGCTCCGGACGATCTTGCTACCGGTAATGATGCTGATAATGATGGTTTGGACGATGCGTATGATAACATAGACGGAACAATAGCTGCAAATGCTATCCCTAATGTTGCAAACAATGATGGTCCTCCAACATCTTCTACATTCCCACTTGTAAATAGCGCTACAACCGAATTAGATTGGAGAGATAAAAACAATAAAATAATTGTTCCTGAGGGATTCTCTCCAAACGGTGATGGTATAAATGATTATTTCCAATTAAAAGGCATAGAATCATTCCCAAGAAATGAGGTAACCATCTTTAATCGTTGGGGTAATATTGTATTCGAAGGCAAGCAATATGACAACAACAAAGTGAAGTGGGATGGCACAAACAACAATAGCTTTGGAACAGGCGATGGATTTGTACCTGAGGGCACATACTTCTATGTTATATTTTATAGAGTAACTGAAGATAGCGAGTTGATGAAGCTAAGTGGATACGTATATGTAAATAGAGACGGAGCTAAATAAAATTTTGAATGTTGAATTGTGATTGATAAATAAAAATTGATAACCATGAAAAAGCAAATAATAATAGCAGGTTTAGTTGTACTTACAGCTCTTACTGCAAAAGCGCAACAGCAAGCACATTACACCCAATATATGTACAATACTATTTCTGTTAACCCTGCTTATGCAGGAAGCAGAGGAGCATTGTCACTAGGTTTGCTGCACCGCAGCCAATGGGTTGGATTAGCAGGAGCTCCAACATCGCAAACATTTTTTGCCCACACACCTTTAAAAATAATGAACATGGGTTTGGGCTTGTCTGTGGTAAATGATAAAATTGGTCCTGTTAATGAAACAAATGTTAATGTAGATTATTCATACAGCGTTCGTTTCAACGAAAACAACACGTTAGCTTTCGGAGCAAAAGGAAGTTTAAATTTATTCCAACCACAGTTGGCTGGAGTAAAAACAATTGCAGGAAACGATCCCTCTTTTGTAAACAGCAATGTAGAGCGAAGCATAAAACCCAATATCGGATTTGGAGCCTATTACTACACAAAGCATTGGTATTTGGGATTGAGCAGTCCTCATATGTTGCAAACAAAAGTTAAAACTTCTACTATTTCTGCACAACAAACAGCTTTAGAAAGAAGACACTACTTTGCAATTGCAGGTGCTGTAGTGCGCATAACCGATGTAATAAAACTAAAACCTACTACCTTGGTTAAGATAGTAAAAAATGCGCCAGTGTCTATTGATGGAAGTTTAGAAGCCTTGTTTTACGATCAATTAGGTGTAGGATTAATGCACCGTTGGAAAGATTCTTTTGGCGCATTGTTAAACTATAATATTACTAAGCAGTTTTGGGTTGGTTGTGCATACGACTTTACAATTACACGATTGAATAAAGTAAACAATGGAACTTTCGAGTTAATGCTTCGTTACGATTTTGTTTACAACCGTTACAAATACAAATCTCCAAGATACTTCTAGTAGAAAGAACTTAACCACTTTATGAAAACAATAAAACCCTATTTAGTAATAGTATTACTTAGTTTACTGTGCGCTTTTGCTAATGCTCAATCAGCAAAAGAAAAAAGAGCCGATAAATATTATGAATCTTTTGCATACGTTGAAGCGGCTCGCTTATATGAAAAATTAATAAAGAATAATGTTACAAGTGAGCAAAGTGTAAGACGTTTAGCGGATTGCTATTTTAAAATAAAAGACTCTAAGAATGCTGAGATTTGGTACAAAAAAATGTATGACGAAAATAAATTGACTAATGAGGAGTTGTACAACTATGCACAGTGTTTAAAAGCAAATGAAAAATATACCGGTGCTGATGCGGTATTGCAAAAATTTTATTCGCTAAATAATAAAGATACCAGAGCAATTTCTTTTTCTAACAACAGAGATATTGTAGCAACATTAAAAAATCAAGATCCTTATTTTGAAATAAAGAATGTAGATGGCAACTCTGCATTTGATGATTTTGGTGCTGTTTTTTATAACGACAAAGTGTTTTTCTCTTCCAACAGAAGTCCGAATCCAACCGTAAAAAATACCTATGTTTGGAATGAGCGTCCTTTCCTTGATTTATACATGTCTTCAAAAGACGATAAGCTTAATTTAGTTGATCCGGTTAAAGTAAAAGGAAAAATTAATTCTAAATTTCACGAAGGTCCGGTGTGTTTTACCAACGATGGTCAAACCATGTATTTCACCAGAAATAATTATTATAAAAAGAAATCAAAAAAATCGACCGAAGGTGTAAATAATTTGCAGTTGTATAGAGCCAAGATGGTAGATGGAAATTGGAAAGAAGAGAAATTGGCAATAAATAGCAACGAATACAGTGTTGGGCATGCCACCTTAAGCAATAATGAAAAGGTTATTTATTTCATTTCGGATATGCCGGGTGGACAAGGCGGGACAGACATTTATAAAGCAGAGCTGAAAGAAGATGGGACAATCGGTACTCCTGAAAATTTAGGTAACGGGATAAATACAGAGGGTAACGAAATGTTTCCGTACATGGACGAAGATGGAAACTTGTATTTTTCTTCCAATGGTCATGCCGGATTAGGACAAATGGATATCTTCATGGCTCCGTTTAATAGAAAAGGTGGATTCAGAAAGCTTATCAATCTTGGTATTCCAATCAATTCAGGGGCTGATGATTTTGCTTTTGTGTTATCTAGAAGCGAAGACAACGGATACGTTTCTTCCAACAGAGATGGCGGAAAAGGGAATGACGATATATATTCAATTCTTCCGTTACGTCCGATACAACCAGCTTGTATTCTTAAAGGTGTGGCATACGATAACGCTACAAAAAAGCCGTTGGCAAATACAAAAGTTCAATTAAAAGATAAAGCAGGTGTGAATCTTGGAGAAGTTGTTACCAAAGAAAATGGCGATTATACTTTTGATATTGAACCTAAGAAAGAATATGAATTGGAAGGTTCTAAAGCAGATTATTTAACTCAAAAGAATCCTTTTAATACCAATACTTTAAAAGACGGAGAGGAAATTAAAAAAGACTTGTACTTAGATTATGCAATAGCATTAGTAGGAACAGTAAAAGATTTAAAAACCGGTGCGCCACTTAAAGATGTGGAAGTAACTGTACACGATAAAAACTCCGGATTAATTATTTTAAACGATACAACGGATGAAAATGGCCAAGTAAGAAAATCAATTCCAACTGCGAAGGTTGGAGATGCCTACAGCTACAAAGTAGATATGGTAAAAAAAGATTATTTACCTAAAACATCCGTGCTTGAAAATAAATTTGTTGGTGGCGATAATAAATTTATCGAGTTGCTTGGAAAGCCTGAAGTTGGTCTCGATTTAGGAAAAATGATAGATATTAAACCAATTTATTTCGACTTAAATAAATCTAACATTCGTCCGGATGCTGCATTAGAATTAGATAAGATTGTTGCGGCCATGAAAGAATATCCGGGAATGGTTATTGAGTTAGGATCTCACACAGATTGTCGCGCTACTAAGCAATACAATATGTCGCTATCCGACAGACGTGCTAAATCTTCTGCTGCATACATTGTATCAAAGGGTATTGAGCAAAGTCGAATTTACGGAAAAGGATATGGCGAAAGTAAATTGATAAATGGTTGTGCTTGTGAGGGTGCTGTTAAATCTACATGCTCTGAAGAAGAGCATCAATTGAACAGACGTACAGAGTTTATTATTGTTAAAATGAAGTAATTGTAGATTAACTATTCAACTTTTTAACCCATAATTAATTGTTTTTCAGTTGTTTAAAAGGTTGATAATTTAATTTTTTCAATTTGCTTTATAAATATATATTTGCAGTCTAAATTATATAAACTAAAATAATGAAAACAGCAGAAATCTCAACAAAAGTTACATCTATCATAGTAGACAAATTAGGTGTTGATGCAAAAGAAGTTACTCCACAAGCAAGCTTTACTAACGATTTAGGAGCAGATTCTTTAGATACTGTTGAGCTAATCATGGAATTTGAAAAAGAATTCAACATTGCGATACCAGACGATCAAGCTGAGAAAATCAGTACAGTAGGTGAAGCAATTAGCTACATTGAAGCAAATATCAAGTAATTTTTCTCAAAGAAAATTAGCCACATGATCTTAAAACGAGCAGTCGTTACTGGGCTTGGTGCAATTACTCCATTAGGAAATTCTGTAACAGAATTTTGGGAGTCTTTGTTATCCGGCAAAAGTGGAGCAGCGCCCATAACTCGATTTGATGCATCCAAGTTTAAAACTCGCTTTGCATGCGAAGTAAAAGGTTTTAAGCCAGAGGATTATTTCGAGCGAAAGGATGTGCGAAAGTTAGATGCGTATTCTCAATACGGCATTGCAGCAGCTCATCAAGCAGTTGTAGATTGTGGCTTAGACCTTACTAATTTTAATCACGATAGAGTGGGTGTTATTTGGGGCTCGGGAATTGGTGGGTTGGATACTTTTCTTACCGAAAGTATTGGATTTGCAAAAGGAGACGGTACCCCAAGATTTAATCCTTTCTTTATTCCTAAAATGATTGCAGATATTTGCTCAGGGCATATATCTATGCGATTTGGCTTTAGAGGGCCTAATTTTACTACCGTTTCGGCATGCGCATCTTCAACCAACGCGCTTATAGATGCTTTTAACTATATTCGTTTGGGTAAAGCTGATATAATTGTGGCTGGTGGTTCAGAAGCAGCAGTTAATGAAGCCGGCATTGGTGGATTTAATGCTATGCACGCACTATCCGAGCGAAACGACTCTCCGGAAACAGCTTCACGCCCATTTGATAAAGACCGCGATGGTTTTGTATTGGGAGAAGGTGCGGGAGCGTTGATTGTAGAGGAGTTGGAGCATGCTTTAAAACGCGGTGCAAAAATATATGCAGAAATTGTAGGTGGTGGAATGACTGCAGATGCGCATCATCTTACGGCTCCTCATCCAGAAGGATTAGGTGCGATTAATGTGATGAAACAAGCATTACAAGATGCCGAAATGTCTGCTGACCAAATTGACTATATCAATGTTCATGGTACATCCACTCCTCTAGGCGATATTGCCGAAACAAAAGCAATTGTAACTGTGTTTGGAGAGCATGCCTATAAACTAAACATAAGCAGCACCAAATCCATGACAGGTCATTTGTTGGGAGCTGCAGGTGCAATAGAGGCTATTGCTAGTGTGTTGGCGGTAAAGAACGATGCCATTCCTCCTACAATTAATCATTTTACAGACGATCCTGAATTAAATAATCAATTAAACTTAACCTTTAACAAAACCCAGAAACGCACCGTTCGCGCTGCCTTAAGTAATACTTTTGGATTTGGCGGACACAATGCATCCATTATTGTAAAAAAATATTGATAGGTTTTGTTTAAACGTTTATTTTCAAAAACATCTGCAAACGAAAAAATACTTAGAGAAAAGCTGAAAAAAATTTTAGGTTTTTCCCCTAATGATATTTCTATATATCAATCTGCACTTAAACATATTTCAACTGCCGGAAAAAGAGAATCGCAAAAAGGACAGCGAGATAGCAACGAACGCCTGGAGTTTTTGGGCGATGCTATTTTAGGCTCGATAATTGCCGATCATTTGTTCAAACTTTTTCCTGATAAAGATGAAGGTTTTTTGAGTAAAATGCGCTCCCGCATTGTGAGTAGAAATTCGTTAAACCAGTTGTCTACCACCATTGGATTGAGTGAATTGGTAGAAGTGAGTGTGCGTAGGGAAGAAAGTGTGGATATTTACGGAAATGCACTAGAAGCATTGGTAGGCGCTGTTTATTTGGATAGGGGTTTTGTGAAGTCAAGAGATTTTATTCTCAAAAATTTAGTTGATAAGCATATCGATATTAATGAAGTTGTAACTACAGAGGATAATTACAAAAGCAGAATTATTGAATGGGGTCAAAAGAACAAAAGACAAGTATTGTTTGAGTTGGTAAGAGAGGAAGGACAAGGATTGGATAAATTATTCTATATACGAGTAAAAGTAGACAACCAAGTGATGGCTGAAACCATGAATAGATCCAAGAAAAAAGCAGAACAACTTGCTGCGGAGATTGCTTCCTTTAAATTGGAAATTTAAATATATGTACAATGTAATAGGTACAATGTATTATGCCGTTAAGTTTTAACTATTATCAATATTGTAACTTGTACGTTGTAATTCTTCCATGAATAAATTCAAACTTGAAATAGATTACGATTACGATTTTTTTTTGGCGGGGATTGTATGTCATGAGCCTGATTACAGGATTTCTTGGGCTATCAATAAGAAATTTAATTTACAACTTGTAAAAGATAAGGATATCGAAATTCATACCAAGTCAAATTCTGTATTTCATTTTTCACTGTTTTCGTTTGTAGATGAGTTGAATTATAAAGAGTTTTTTTTGGTTCGCAATAAGTGTGGAAGAAAGAATTTAATTCCGGAGCAAAAGCAAATGGACTTTTTTTTGCTTGTAAAAGGTTCGATGTCCAAGGAAAACGAGAAAGAATTAATTAAGGATTTAATTGAAATTCCTTTTGTATTAATGGCGATGGCTGTGCCTGTGAATGCCTTGCCTTCTAAACAAAATCTAATTTTTTAATAAAGAATGTTATGTTTTTAAAAGTGGAACACATTGGTATAGCGGTAAAAAATTTGAATGAAGCAAATACCTTAATAGCAAAGCTGTTTGATAAAAATTTTTATAAGCAAGAGTCGGTTGAGCGGGAGAGCGTTACCACTTCTTTTTTTCAAATTGGAGAAACTAAAATCGAGTTGTTAGAAGCCACAAAAAACGATAGTGCTATTTCAAAGTTTATTGAAAAAAAAGGCGAAGGGATTCATCATCTTGCTTTTGAAGTGGCAGATATTAGAAGTGAAATGAAGCGCTTAGAATCATTAGGTTTTCAGCTTCTATCGAAAGAACCATTAATCGGGGCAGACAATAAGATTATTTGCTTTTTGCACCCAAAAACTACCAACGGAATATTGGTGGAGTTGTGTCAAGAGATAAAATAATATAGAAATAATGCAATGCCGTTTTTCATACTAATAATATCTGTGTAGCTTTGTGGGCTTTAACTTTTAAAAATTTATTTTGTGAGAATAATCCTTTTTTTTCTAGCTACACTTTTTCTTTTTTCTAATTCAATTGCTGCTCAAAAA
This sequence is a window from Bacteroidota bacterium. Protein-coding genes within it:
- the mce gene encoding methylmalonyl-CoA epimerase — encoded protein: MFLKVEHIGIAVKNLNEANTLIAKLFDKNFYKQESVERESVTTSFFQIGETKIELLEATKNDSAISKFIEKKGEGIHHLAFEVADIRSEMKRLESLGFQLLSKEPLIGADNKIICFLHPKTTNGILVELCQEIK
- the fabF gene encoding beta-ketoacyl-ACP synthase II; its protein translation is MILKRAVVTGLGAITPLGNSVTEFWESLLSGKSGAAPITRFDASKFKTRFACEVKGFKPEDYFERKDVRKLDAYSQYGIAAAHQAVVDCGLDLTNFNHDRVGVIWGSGIGGLDTFLTESIGFAKGDGTPRFNPFFIPKMIADICSGHISMRFGFRGPNFTTVSACASSTNALIDAFNYIRLGKADIIVAGGSEAAVNEAGIGGFNAMHALSERNDSPETASRPFDKDRDGFVLGEGAGALIVEELEHALKRGAKIYAEIVGGGMTADAHHLTAPHPEGLGAINVMKQALQDAEMSADQIDYINVHGTSTPLGDIAETKAIVTVFGEHAYKLNISSTKSMTGHLLGAAGAIEAIASVLAVKNDAIPPTINHFTDDPELNNQLNLTFNKTQKRTVRAALSNTFGFGGHNASIIVKKY
- the rnc gene encoding ribonuclease III, which codes for MFKRLFSKTSANEKILREKLKKILGFSPNDISIYQSALKHISTAGKRESQKGQRDSNERLEFLGDAILGSIIADHLFKLFPDKDEGFLSKMRSRIVSRNSLNQLSTTIGLSELVEVSVRREESVDIYGNALEALVGAVYLDRGFVKSRDFILKNLVDKHIDINEVVTTEDNYKSRIIEWGQKNKRQVLFELVREEGQGLDKLFYIRVKVDNQVMAETMNRSKKKAEQLAAEIASFKLEI
- a CDS encoding IPExxxVDY family protein, whose translation is MNKFKLEIDYDYDFFLAGIVCHEPDYRISWAINKKFNLQLVKDKDIEIHTKSNSVFHFSLFSFVDELNYKEFFLVRNKCGRKNLIPEQKQMDFFLLVKGSMSKENEKELIKDLIEIPFVLMAMAVPVNALPSKQNLIF
- a CDS encoding OmpA family protein, which produces MKTIKPYLVIVLLSLLCAFANAQSAKEKRADKYYESFAYVEAARLYEKLIKNNVTSEQSVRRLADCYFKIKDSKNAEIWYKKMYDENKLTNEELYNYAQCLKANEKYTGADAVLQKFYSLNNKDTRAISFSNNRDIVATLKNQDPYFEIKNVDGNSAFDDFGAVFYNDKVFFSSNRSPNPTVKNTYVWNERPFLDLYMSSKDDKLNLVDPVKVKGKINSKFHEGPVCFTNDGQTMYFTRNNYYKKKSKKSTEGVNNLQLYRAKMVDGNWKEEKLAINSNEYSVGHATLSNNEKVIYFISDMPGGQGGTDIYKAELKEDGTIGTPENLGNGINTEGNEMFPYMDEDGNLYFSSNGHAGLGQMDIFMAPFNRKGGFRKLINLGIPINSGADDFAFVLSRSEDNGYVSSNRDGGKGNDDIYSILPLRPIQPACILKGVAYDNATKKPLANTKVQLKDKAGVNLGEVVTKENGDYTFDIEPKKEYELEGSKADYLTQKNPFNTNTLKDGEEIKKDLYLDYAIALVGTVKDLKTGAPLKDVEVTVHDKNSGLIILNDTTDENGQVRKSIPTAKVGDAYSYKVDMVKKDYLPKTSVLENKFVGGDNKFIELLGKPEVGLDLGKMIDIKPIYFDLNKSNIRPDAALELDKIVAAMKEYPGMVIELGSHTDCRATKQYNMSLSDRRAKSSAAYIVSKGIEQSRIYGKGYGESKLINGCACEGAVKSTCSEEEHQLNRRTEFIIVKMK
- a CDS encoding type IX secretion system membrane protein PorP/SprF, yielding MKKQIIIAGLVVLTALTAKAQQQAHYTQYMYNTISVNPAYAGSRGALSLGLLHRSQWVGLAGAPTSQTFFAHTPLKIMNMGLGLSVVNDKIGPVNETNVNVDYSYSVRFNENNTLAFGAKGSLNLFQPQLAGVKTIAGNDPSFVNSNVERSIKPNIGFGAYYYTKHWYLGLSSPHMLQTKVKTSTISAQQTALERRHYFAIAGAVVRITDVIKLKPTTLVKIVKNAPVSIDGSLEALFYDQLGVGLMHRWKDSFGALLNYNITKQFWVGCAYDFTITRLNKVNNGTFELMLRYDFVYNRYKYKSPRYF
- a CDS encoding acyl carrier protein — protein: MKTAEISTKVTSIIVDKLGVDAKEVTPQASFTNDLGADSLDTVELIMEFEKEFNIAIPDDQAEKISTVGEAISYIEANIK